In Chryseobacterium gleum, a single genomic region encodes these proteins:
- a CDS encoding XRE family transcriptional regulator, giving the protein MSVFSNNIRFLRARRKLSQQNVADELMISRVRYSKYENGISEPPIELLVKISKYFHVSIDLILSVDLEKHPVDEMLKLPDNRIVLPVAVDTQGNDTIEIIPQKASMGYLEGYSDIEYIESLQRIALPFLNNGKYRAFPADGDSMPPFRSGSYIVGKYVEGINELKEGKTYVFVTLNDGITYKRFKERKENAICVSADNSFYEPYDIPFEEVVEIWQYASGIFPEDFEPGDYENYNFKEMFRELRKDIKDLDKKISGRRRKQS; this is encoded by the coding sequence ATGTCAGTTTTTTCAAATAATATACGCTTTTTAAGAGCCAGAAGAAAGCTCTCCCAACAGAATGTAGCCGATGAACTCATGATTTCAAGAGTACGGTATTCAAAATATGAAAATGGTATATCTGAACCTCCTATTGAACTGCTCGTAAAAATCTCAAAATATTTTCATGTGAGCATTGATCTTATACTTTCTGTAGATCTGGAGAAGCATCCGGTGGATGAAATGCTGAAACTTCCGGATAACAGGATTGTTCTTCCGGTAGCGGTGGATACTCAAGGAAATGATACCATAGAAATTATTCCTCAGAAAGCCTCCATGGGATATCTGGAAGGATACAGCGATATAGAATATATTGAAAGTCTTCAGCGTATTGCGCTTCCTTTTCTTAACAACGGAAAATACAGGGCCTTTCCTGCAGATGGTGATTCTATGCCGCCGTTCAGGAGCGGTTCTTATATAGTAGGAAAATATGTAGAAGGCATTAATGAACTGAAAGAAGGCAAAACCTATGTTTTTGTTACGCTGAATGATGGTATTACGTACAAGCGTTTTAAAGAAAGAAAGGAAAATGCAATCTGTGTAAGTGCTGATAATTCATTTTATGAGCCTTATGATATTCCTTTTGAGGAAGTAGTAGAAATCTGGCAATATGCATCTGGAATTTTCCCGGAAGATTTTGAACCGGGTGATTATGAAAACTATAATTTCAAAGAGATGTTCCGGGAACTGAGAAAAGATATCAAAGATCTTGATAAAAAGATCTCAGGCCGTCGTCGTAAACAGTCATAA
- a CDS encoding VOC family protein, with amino-acid sequence MKPKMIWANLAVTNLERTQKFYTELGFKPNNPHSSNELVSFFFGENEFVIHFFLKNIIERNLKTMNFGDPQSANEIIFTLSAETKEQVNSWANEVKNAGGTIVSEPESFGDNYYGFVFADPDGHKFNVFYM; translated from the coding sequence ATGAAACCTAAAATGATCTGGGCCAATCTGGCCGTAACCAACCTTGAGCGCACACAGAAATTTTATACAGAACTGGGATTCAAGCCTAATAATCCGCACAGCTCTAATGAACTGGTCAGCTTTTTTTTCGGGGAAAATGAATTCGTCATCCATTTTTTCTTAAAAAATATCATCGAAAGAAATTTAAAAACCATGAACTTTGGAGATCCGCAAAGCGCCAATGAAATCATATTCACCCTTTCTGCAGAAACTAAAGAACAGGTAAACAGCTGGGCCAATGAAGTAAAAAACGCAGGTGGAACCATTGTTTCAGAACCTGAAAGTTTTGGAGACAATTATTATGGTTTTGTATTTGCGGATCCTGACGGACACAAGTTCAACGTATTTTATATGTAG
- a CDS encoding SymE family type I addiction module toxin, which yields MKRKRRMNSSKYNELQNRNLTVFLKSFSRAYGRIVYFPEIRITGKWVQQCGFQAGDKILVTVSRNQIILEREVSYE from the coding sequence ATGAAAAGAAAAAGAAGAATGAACAGCAGCAAATATAATGAACTGCAGAATCGTAACCTTACGGTTTTCCTCAAATCGTTTTCAAGAGCGTATGGCAGAATTGTATATTTTCCTGAAATAAGAATTACAGGGAAGTGGGTACAGCAATGTGGCTTTCAGGCAGGAGATAAGATACTGGTTACTGTAAGCAGAAACCAGATTATTTTAGAAAGGGAAGTGAGCTATGAGTGA
- a CDS encoding DUF6624 domain-containing protein — MLDEQGWVGKEKVGAQANSALFLVIQHSDLETQKKYLPMMKEAVTKGNASAGSLALLIDRIEIREGRKQIYGSQIGINQSNNTYYVLPLLDPDNVDKRRTEVGLGPISDYVKNWKIVT; from the coding sequence ATATTAGATGAGCAAGGCTGGGTTGGTAAAGAGAAAGTAGGCGCACAAGCCAACAGTGCATTATTTCTTGTCATTCAACATTCAGATCTTGAAACGCAGAAAAAATATCTCCCAATGATGAAAGAAGCTGTCACAAAAGGAAATGCAAGTGCCGGTTCTTTAGCTTTGTTAATTGACAGAATAGAAATCCGGGAAGGCAGAAAACAAATATACGGAAGCCAGATAGGAATCAATCAAAGTAATAATACTTACTATGTTTTACCTTTACTAGATCCTGATAATGTAGATAAAAGAAGAACAGAAGTTGGATTGGGTCCAATCTCTGACTACGTTAAAAACTGGAAGATTGTTACTTGA
- a CDS encoding DMT family transporter: MKKSYLLLHLAVILAGFTGVFGKLITLNEGLLVWYRLLFSSIILFFIIKLLKIPGHISFRGKIQISKAGLLLTFHWLLFYASIKYANISIGVVCYCLTSFFTAVFTPVIEKEKFKLSELLLSTLTIIGISLIFHFDTSYQLGIILGVFSSAFGALYTIYNKRLVNHFDTRVINYYQMMAGTVCWGALLPVYLLYFQSDSIVPDLKNTAYLGVLSLFCTVGLYVMFAEVLKKIPAFTVNLTYNLEPVYAIIMAFLFFGESKEVNLSFYIGLLFIIASVVLQTVISIKKTK; encoded by the coding sequence ATGAAAAAATCATATTTATTATTACATCTGGCCGTAATACTGGCCGGGTTTACAGGCGTATTCGGAAAATTGATCACACTTAATGAAGGTTTGCTTGTCTGGTACAGACTCCTCTTCTCCTCTATTATTTTGTTCTTTATTATAAAGCTGCTGAAAATCCCCGGTCATATTTCTTTCCGTGGGAAAATTCAGATTTCAAAAGCCGGTTTACTGCTTACATTTCACTGGCTTCTTTTTTATGCGAGTATAAAATATGCCAATATATCCATTGGCGTGGTTTGCTACTGCCTGACCAGTTTTTTCACAGCAGTTTTTACACCTGTCATAGAAAAGGAAAAATTCAAGCTTTCAGAATTACTTCTCAGTACGTTGACGATTATAGGAATCAGTTTAATATTTCATTTTGATACTTCCTATCAGCTTGGGATTATATTAGGTGTCTTTTCGTCAGCATTCGGTGCTTTGTATACTATTTATAACAAACGGTTGGTGAATCATTTTGATACCAGGGTAATCAACTATTATCAGATGATGGCCGGTACTGTATGCTGGGGAGCGCTTTTGCCCGTATATCTCCTCTATTTCCAGTCAGATAGCATAGTTCCTGACTTAAAAAATACAGCTTATTTGGGCGTTTTATCACTTTTTTGCACAGTTGGCTTATATGTGATGTTTGCAGAGGTTTTAAAAAAAATTCCTGCCTTTACGGTTAATTTAACGTACAATCTGGAGCCTGTGTATGCTATTATTATGGCATTTTTATTTTTTGGAGAAAGCAAAGAAGTGAATCTTTCTTTTTATATAGGTTTGCTGTTTATTATTGCTTCTGTGGTTTTGCAGACGGTAATTTCTATTAAGAAAACAAAATAA
- a CDS encoding YdcF family protein, translating into MKFLLDLLFRTIQLFTEPYFLVFLAVVIIALLRRKNKRKNLRIGMGIFAVLMIIFIGNGFLGKLISGYLQKSYLNTSEIRNSGSQHPVIVVLGGGVVNIDHTEKLHTMSYSRMVTAYQLYHAYKTNNQSCKILVSGKGKGSMSEAELFRENFKKMGVADADIIKEDKSMNTYENAKYSSRILKQMAPSSIDLVTSGFHMKRSVALFQTFGLHPVPNASDFITTEITLIPNSYNAAFTFVMLKEVLGIWQVKVYNSLGLNG; encoded by the coding sequence ATGAAGTTTTTATTAGACCTTTTGTTTCGTACTATCCAGCTTTTTACAGAGCCTTATTTCTTAGTATTTCTCGCAGTGGTTATCATTGCACTTTTAAGAAGAAAGAACAAGCGTAAAAATCTACGCATAGGAATGGGCATATTTGCCGTTTTGATGATCATCTTTATAGGAAATGGTTTTCTCGGTAAACTCATTTCAGGCTATCTGCAGAAAAGCTACCTCAATACTTCCGAAATCAGGAATTCCGGTTCTCAACATCCCGTAATTGTTGTATTAGGTGGCGGAGTGGTAAACATAGACCATACAGAAAAACTGCATACAATGTCTTATTCCAGAATGGTAACAGCTTACCAGCTTTATCATGCATACAAGACAAATAATCAATCCTGTAAAATATTAGTTTCGGGAAAAGGAAAAGGAAGCATGAGTGAAGCGGAATTATTTCGTGAGAATTTTAAAAAAATGGGAGTGGCAGATGCTGATATTATTAAGGAAGATAAAAGCATGAATACGTATGAAAATGCAAAATATTCCAGCAGGATTTTGAAGCAGATGGCTCCTTCCAGTATAGACCTGGTGACTTCTGGTTTTCATATGAAAAGATCTGTTGCTTTGTTTCAGACCTTTGGATTACATCCTGTTCCCAATGCATCAGATTTTATTACTACTGAAATTACACTGATTCCTAACAGCTATAATGCTGCGTTCACTTTTGTCATGCTTAAAGAAGTCCTTGGAATATGGCAGGTGAAGGTGTATAACAGTTTGGGATTGAATGGATAA
- a CDS encoding TPR end-of-group domain-containing protein: protein MRNTIYALLLLFLFTGVNAQEYSKLINEADQLYRAKDYKMSADVYDKAFKIESENPSQLYNGACSSALAGNTKKAFKWLNLSIDKGWTNLKHLKSDTDLDNLHSKKEWGKTIEKLEKKIAAIEANYDKPLQAELLAILEEDQKYRMQMDETQKKFGPQSKEMNDLWKITMQKDSLNLIKVKKY, encoded by the coding sequence ATGAGAAACACTATTTATGCTTTGTTATTATTGTTTTTATTCACAGGCGTTAATGCTCAGGAATATTCAAAATTAATAAATGAAGCCGATCAATTATACAGAGCAAAAGATTATAAAATGTCTGCTGATGTATATGATAAAGCTTTTAAAATTGAAAGTGAAAATCCAAGCCAATTATATAACGGTGCTTGCTCATCTGCTTTAGCAGGAAATACGAAAAAAGCCTTTAAATGGCTGAACCTGTCAATAGATAAAGGCTGGACCAATCTAAAGCACTTAAAATCTGATACTGATTTGGATAATTTACATTCAAAAAAAGAGTGGGGGAAAACAATTGAAAAGTTAGAAAAAAAAATAGCGGCAATAGAAGCCAATTATGACAAACCCCTGCAGGCTGAATTATTGGCAATTCTCGAGGAAGACCAAAAATACAGAATGCAAATGGACGAAACCCAGAAAAAATTTGGTCCGCAATCTAAAGAAATGAATGATCTTTGGAAAATAACAATGCAGAAAGACTCACTTAACTTAATAAAAGTAAAAAAATATTAG
- a CDS encoding SMI1/KNR4 family protein, with protein sequence MENTLQELDIHLKRIRPDFYASLQDSLGENAINKLEEKYDIRIPQDLKALYLWKNGQESSSYDAFVNNSVFMPLEQSLDTAQELTSMIGTDFDIENWWNRHWIPIFHNGGGSYICYDTEGTFTGNKGQILEFWNRDADRNVIASSLGSFLKQLNDYYKGLSADHTDEFIAVEKENGYPLNFSL encoded by the coding sequence ATGGAAAATACTCTTCAGGAATTAGATATTCATCTCAAAAGAATAAGACCGGATTTTTACGCTAGTTTACAGGATTCACTTGGAGAAAACGCTATAAATAAACTGGAAGAGAAATATGATATACGGATTCCACAGGATTTGAAGGCATTATATCTGTGGAAAAACGGGCAGGAGAGTAGTTCTTATGATGCCTTTGTGAACAATTCTGTTTTTATGCCTTTGGAGCAGTCACTGGATACTGCTCAGGAACTTACCTCCATGATCGGGACAGATTTTGATATCGAAAACTGGTGGAACCGTCATTGGATTCCGATCTTTCATAATGGTGGCGGAAGCTATATCTGCTATGACACAGAAGGAACTTTTACCGGGAACAAAGGTCAGATTCTTGAATTCTGGAACCGTGACGCCGACAGAAATGTAATTGCTTCCAGCCTTGGAAGCTTTTTAAAACAGCTCAACGATTATTATAAAGGATTATCTGCAGATCATACCGATGAATTTATTGCTGTGGAGAAAGAAAATGGTTATCCTTTAAATTTCTCATTATAG
- a CDS encoding O-methyltransferase yields the protein MSTVLKTFVAYLKRPPLYPELGRKIIKNTFNRRSSSKGKARANFWAASIAVSQEEVISRLFSRDADHFRSAYADILQKASVKERECPVKMGEHGSLELIYYACEFTKAQNVLETGVAYGWSSLAILLSLQKRNGTLYSSDMPFLAQNGDQYAGCVVPDHLKKYWKLFRFADRESLPKIFKQASSFDVFHYDSDKSYHGRMWAYHQIYKKLRPGGVFISDDIGDNSAYQDFCNRMNISTCVVEYNGKYIGIFVKEYIPLIRAK from the coding sequence ATGTCAACAGTCCTCAAAACATTTGTAGCTTATCTTAAAAGGCCCCCTCTTTATCCTGAACTGGGCAGAAAAATTATCAAAAACACATTCAACAGAAGAAGTTCGTCCAAAGGAAAAGCCAGAGCAAATTTCTGGGCTGCCTCCATAGCCGTTTCTCAGGAAGAAGTGATCTCCAGACTTTTCTCCCGCGATGCTGATCATTTCAGATCTGCTTATGCCGATATCCTGCAAAAAGCCAGTGTAAAAGAAAGGGAATGCCCTGTCAAAATGGGTGAACATGGCTCGTTGGAGCTTATTTATTATGCATGTGAATTCACCAAAGCACAAAACGTTCTTGAAACCGGAGTAGCTTATGGATGGTCTTCACTGGCGATATTGCTTTCGCTTCAAAAAAGAAACGGCACACTCTATAGTTCAGATATGCCTTTTCTTGCTCAAAATGGAGATCAGTATGCAGGATGTGTTGTTCCTGATCATCTTAAAAAATACTGGAAGCTATTCCGTTTTGCAGATAGAGAATCTCTGCCTAAAATTTTCAAACAGGCTTCCTCATTTGATGTTTTCCACTATGATTCCGATAAAAGTTACCACGGAAGAATGTGGGCGTATCATCAGATCTATAAAAAGCTTAGACCTGGCGGAGTGTTTATCAGTGATGATATCGGAGACAATTCCGCGTATCAGGATTTTTGCAACCGAATGAATATCAGCACTTGTGTTGTAGAATATAATGGAAAATATATCGGCATTTTTGTAAAAGAATATATTCCGCTGATCAGAGCTAAATAA
- a CDS encoding BspA family leucine-rich repeat surface protein, with protein MCKKQLIIIFLFLFCISYAQNEFTTIWKPNANGIIDHSIRFGGAGTDYTIHWEEVGYPEHNGMYDYVTSSSNEPLLIYFGPSFHPDPLQATYELKVSSGNGSFYGFRANADIMPPGGNQELIELSQWGNTTWLQQFDRAFANCPNLNVTAADTPDLTQITSLSQMFLNCSSLTGHTSFSYWNPFRITDMSGMFSGATRFNQNIGNWDTSKVTNFSSMFSSASSFNQDISAWNTTSGTDFSSMFADATAFNQPLNSWNTENATNFRYTFYNAAAFNQPLDNWNTGKVTDFEHMFENAVSFNQPIGNWDVSKADYFAGFNMFAGASHFDQDISAWDIKLQNFSWNSIYFGFKNVGLSCTNYSNFLIALNNNPTWANSTITSGTIDAAGLVYSTPQAMLARAQLINKGFNIIGDSYISGCFLSTREASPKTKTSAYPNPTTGVINVESSLDENVYLYDNNGNLIKNILFRKGKNTIDLTEYPSGDYIFKGDTFFNKITKQ; from the coding sequence ATGTGTAAAAAACAACTAATAATCATTTTTCTCTTTTTATTTTGCATTTCCTATGCGCAGAATGAATTTACTACCATCTGGAAACCCAATGCAAACGGCATCATTGATCATTCAATAAGATTCGGCGGCGCAGGAACCGATTACACCATTCACTGGGAAGAAGTAGGATATCCTGAACATAACGGGATGTATGATTATGTAACCTCTAGCAGCAATGAACCTTTACTTATATATTTTGGGCCATCATTTCATCCAGATCCTCTGCAGGCCACTTACGAATTAAAAGTATCCAGCGGGAACGGATCATTTTACGGTTTCAGAGCCAATGCAGATATCATGCCTCCGGGTGGAAATCAGGAACTCATAGAACTCAGCCAATGGGGAAATACTACATGGCTTCAGCAATTCGACAGAGCATTCGCCAACTGTCCCAATCTTAACGTAACGGCTGCAGATACTCCTGATTTAACACAGATCACCAGTTTATCGCAAATGTTCCTTAACTGTTCATCTTTGACAGGCCATACTTCATTTTCTTACTGGAATCCATTCCGTATTACAGACATGAGCGGTATGTTCAGCGGAGCAACGCGGTTTAATCAGAACATCGGAAACTGGGATACATCAAAAGTAACCAATTTTAGCAGCATGTTTTCTTCTGCCTCTTCTTTTAATCAGGATATTTCAGCGTGGAACACAACATCCGGAACTGATTTTTCCTCCATGTTTGCAGATGCCACAGCTTTCAACCAGCCATTAAATTCATGGAATACAGAAAATGCTACCAATTTCCGCTATACGTTCTATAATGCGGCAGCATTTAATCAGCCACTTGATAACTGGAATACAGGTAAAGTAACAGATTTTGAGCATATGTTTGAAAATGCAGTGTCATTCAATCAGCCCATCGGAAACTGGGATGTAAGCAAGGCTGATTATTTCGCCGGATTTAATATGTTTGCAGGGGCTTCGCATTTTGACCAGGATATTTCTGCGTGGGATATCAAGCTTCAGAACTTTAGCTGGAATTCAATCTATTTTGGATTTAAAAATGTAGGTTTATCATGTACGAATTACAGCAATTTTCTCATTGCTCTAAATAATAATCCTACCTGGGCGAACTCCACAATAACGTCCGGAACTATAGATGCAGCAGGATTGGTTTATTCTACACCACAAGCGATGCTGGCCAGAGCCCAGCTGATCAACAAAGGTTTTAATATTATTGGAGATTCCTATATTTCAGGTTGCTTTTTATCAACAAGAGAAGCTTCCCCAAAAACGAAAACTTCCGCTTATCCTAATCCAACGACAGGAGTGATCAATGTGGAATCCTCATTAGATGAAAATGTTTATTTATATGATAATAACGGTAACCTGATTAAAAATATATTGTTTAGAAAAGGGAAAAATACCATCGATCTTACTGAATATCCCTCAGGAGACTATATCTTTAAAGGTGATACTTTTTTCAATAAAATTACCAAGCAATAG
- a CDS encoding helix-turn-helix transcriptional regulator codes for MTYTDMQNKKIHQGRNIKRFREMLGIKQEALAFELGDDWNQKKISLLEQKETVESDILAQVAQILKVPAEAIENFDEEQAVNIISNTFNTHDHSNGVNVQPTFTFNPLDKMVELYERMLEQQREMIEKLERLIEK; via the coding sequence ATGACTTACACAGATATGCAAAATAAAAAAATACATCAGGGTAGAAATATAAAGCGTTTCCGCGAAATGCTGGGCATCAAACAGGAAGCTCTGGCTTTTGAGCTGGGAGACGACTGGAACCAAAAGAAAATCTCCCTTCTGGAACAAAAAGAAACCGTAGAATCTGATATTCTGGCGCAGGTAGCACAGATTTTGAAAGTTCCCGCAGAAGCGATTGAAAATTTTGATGAGGAACAGGCGGTGAATATTATTTCGAATACTTTCAATACACATGATCATTCAAACGGTGTGAATGTTCAACCTACTTTTACTTTCAATCCTCTTGATAAAATGGTGGAGCTTTATGAGCGTATGCTGGAGCAGCAGAGGGAGATGATTGAGAAATTGGAGAGGTTGATTGAGAAATAA